The nucleotide sequence CTAATACTTCCATCAAGTATATGATGAACAAGGTAGTTTAAAATATCGCATtgattacattattttatttacttattgagGTAtagatttgataatttttttcagcactttgtttaatgaaactttattttgaaaaaagaatgaTAATTCACACTTACAAAGGCATGCACaacttaacatttatttttcggTATATTCCTATGTCGCTTGTAGCTCATAAGTCAACTTTCCTGCCGGGTAACAATAGGTAAGATGCtttagtagtttttttatttagctacGAAAATAATAAACGTTACAACGCAGTTGGATGCGGGTGAAAAAGTAGGCACAATAAAtgcttttaaagcaaaattgcgATAAGGTAATTTTTTAAGGGTAGACTTTTCAGCATTCTTATCGTTTAATTATAGAATTATGTCAAAAACGTGCAGaaggatgtacatacatatgtacagatgAATGAGACGAAGTAAATGCGATATTCCTTTAATAAAAGAAGTGTGTTCAGTGCTGACTTAAGAGAACAATACGAAGCAACGACCTGTATAACAAGCTTGAATACATCGCCTTTATCCCAGCGCATAACAGAAATATGCCGACCTTGCTCTATGCATAGGGTGTTTCAAAGGAGATGCATCTCTTTGACAGCAATTGTTTTTTCCAGACAATTGATACTACACATTTACACCTTCACGTATACGTTAACACGCAAAACTGTTAAATTTGGCTGCTGAAAAGTTATGTGTCATTCAAGATAAAACTGTGCACCCACGAATCAGTGAGTTCGTTGTGGTTTTTAGGCTTGCGGAGTCAtcggaccgtacttcttcaaatattctgCCGGCTATGCTGTTTCGGTGTATGGCGAAAGTTAACGGCACatgataacaaactttttatgaccTTAATTAACATGACTGTGCCCTTTGGCATACAGTCTGGAGTTGTAGAAAATTTGAATATGCGCATCCTGAGTTACCAGAGGAGTCGTGCTGGGCTACTGCTtattatggtgctcacacttaccaacgtaaacgtactcccgtatcagctgacaagatgaaactaatgagagccccatgtaaatcaattctcaccaccgttccgttccgtagtaccgttgtttcatcgtgtcagctgatacagGTGTACGTTTAcattggtgagtgtgagcaccattacgcttcatttgtaaaaaaaaaatcagccgtTCATTTATTGTAAATCACTCCCTACTACACATCCTTCTTAGGATGAGAATTTAATGCGTTCTAAATTTGCAACTGAATAGCTGTTGTGTTATCGACCATAGCGGTTGACCaattttcaatacaattttttgagttatttttttgtatcaaaGATTTGTAGAAGTAGCAAAAGTGGGAAGTTGCCATGAGACCTTTGATAAAAACTTGTATcagaatatttaattattggatttctatttgtaaaaagtaaaataacgcAAAATTTCGTGTGTACAAGTAAATTACATGTGATTTTTGTCGATGCATTAATTGGTGGCTGCAAAAGCcgatttgaatttttcgttcttTCGGTTCCGGGTTCACAAAagccgatattagaaaaaactttttaatataatatttaatttcataattgcACAACCATGGGGGGCTCCAAAGTCGGCCCAATGGAATTGTAGtcttacaaaaacttttttttatgaaatggtACCACGTTCTGCCACACAATTTCTGTAAAAACGGTAACGTCACGTGTTCTGACAGTAAAATGTTGACAATGTGATGGTCAGCGCTATCTAATCACGAGCAATAGTTTTCTCTGCGGAGTTGAAATGGAAGAGGAAatgtaagtttttatttaataaatactacTTTCAAGTTtactatttattgttttttcttttttttggttttagtgtaaaattaaattcaaataaaacgaAGTTATTGGCCCCAGCATCCAAATTTTGAAGTAACTCGTTCGCCGCGAAATATTTTCTGCTATATTATATTGGACAACTAATCAACTGCGTATCAGCAACGGGCTATCATAACCGGATCACAATATTGCTGTAAATATTGAGTATGGCGAGCACATACTGTATACTCGTATTACCGCTGGTAAATGGACTACTTAAAAAAACCAATTATATACGCCCTCGTCAACGAGGTGTCTTTGGGCGCACAAGGTTGTATTTATTGACTTCGCTGCAGAAAAGTTGTGCCCTTTATCGTCTCTTccattttatgtttgttttctcttcgaaacaatttttaattcaatttcataCATTGTAAGGAATTTTCAGTGCTTTCAACTAAAAACTCTTTCGAAAGAGCAGAACTACAGACATAAGCATATGCACACTGGGGCACGACCAGCTATTTAGGCGTTGCAAGTgttgacggtatctatgtatagtacatactaacatacatacgtacgtatgaaTGCATTTCAGTTTGTGCAGTTTGTACGCTACCGTTGGCAAAACTTTTGCAAAagtttgatttttaatataatttggaGAAAGTTTTTTTCGGTTTAGTTTGCGTACAGTTTCACCTTTTTTACGTCAGTTTAAGATAATGCAAATATAACAGAATTAATAACAAGGCgcaaaataaaaagagttatgGCCAAAGTATACATATTTCATGAAGTAAATCACCTTAACTTAAAAtctaaagaaaattttgtgGACCGAGAGACAAATGTATTACGAGCATAAAAGGCCtttcaaaaaagagaaaaattcctAGATGGTACCCTTTTTCTAAGTAATccttgacatttgtcaagtagacagatattcaatttacacgatagaaaaatgctttaaaattattgaaacttattatgaaaatgggggATATTCAGAAACACTTCCTCGCGAATTTCGTAAAACATTTTGATTGgattataggtatatatatatatatacaggcgcgtacaccgttttgggtgtttggtcgagtttCTCCTTCTAGTacgacgtgcgtcttgatgttgttccacaaatggaaggctCTACAgattcaagctgactccgaaaggcagatattttttatgatgagctttttcgttgaagaaatacattcggaggtttgttattgcctgccgagggtggagcgctattaaaaaaaacgttttcttcattttggtgtttcaccgagattcgaacctacgttcaaATATtactgacgtacgacgccatttgcaaaagttataacCTTTCCGATAGGAGGGTTAATCTTGTgccatgtatatgtgtatacataacttaagaaagcaaaaaacagtCGCTAATAACAGACTTTGTTACAACAGAAGccattaataatttgaataaaacccgACAGATGGATTGGACATATCTGACATTTGGTATCTACTGGTGATAGTATTTTTGGTCCAGTCGATAAAAAACGCCCACACTTGTTATCAATTAGCGAAGAATAGTtgcaacatttatttttgttttttatttcaattctaatttttatatgttttgttcTTATTGATTGAATTGTCACTGTAcactaatttacattttttttttgtagtaaaagtgaatttattttatatattcccgtaatatggatttaattgttACGTCTTTTGCAcggttttttgggaaaatatttagaGATTTTGGTCTTACACGATTTTTTAAAGTTCTGTGTTTTTTTAAAGAACGCGTCTACGATGCAAGCAAATAGTTGGGTGTattacaactgcatttttgctAGTTTTCTTGTTTTACTTCGAGAAAAAACTTTGGTTTacgttaaagttaaagttacgTTAGTGTTTATCAGATATAAAAACTCACCATTGGTTGTTGCGGTTGATCTTTCATGGTTTGTATTTGTGCGGTGATTTGATGTTGTTGCAGttgatgttgctgctgctgctgctgttgctgatgttggtgctgttgttgctgttgctgcgtcAGCTGTTGttgatgatgttgttgttgttgctgctgctgctgctgctgctgctgatgttgctgtTGTAATTGTTGGCCGGACTGCACCTGCTGCACGTGTTGTTGATTATGTTGCTGAAGTTGCAAATGCTGCTGCGATTGATGTTGCTGCAGCGTattcaattgttgttgttgctgctgctgattaGCACCTAGAAGTGTATTATTCTGGGTGGTATTCGTATTGGGCGATTGATGCGGCACAACAGTGGCGGCCGATTGCGCTGATGGACTTAAAGCCGAATTGGCTGCGGTCACAGTCGCTGTGGCTTGACGGGGCGATGAAGCGGCTGCTGTGGCGGTAGCAGCGCCGGTTGcggcatttaatttatttgatttggcGGTTGAAGATTTGCGACCGCGCGCCTATAAAGATAAACAagattgatataattattaaagaggaaaggaaaaattttgtaagagcgtacaaatatgtacatacatataaatttctGGCGCAATTCttaatttaagtttaagttaAGTTTCTATTTGCagactttgtttttgttgagtaaaatttgaatttggatGGTTCAGATGGATTTAATGGTACTGGCGGTATTTgcgtaaaaaaaccaaaacttttctTTCTTTGTTGCTGGCCGCCTAATGACATGGGGAGCGTATGCAGCTGAAGGTGTGCTTGATTCATAATTCGTGTCCACGAAAATGTTCAGTGTATCATACTAGCATTCATAAAACTAAGCAAATTCGTGCGATCTTCATGGACCACAAGTTGTATGGCCAAGTTTCAGATTGGCTTGCATGCTTTGCGGATCTCAATCCAATTGAAAACATTTGGGGGAAGTCTAGGCAACTCAACAGCATGGGTGATTTAAGGTTGAAAAGTGGTAGAAAATTGATATAGATTTAATAAATCCTGATATTCATACATGAAAGAAAGAATTTTTGAGTGCATTCAAAATGGTGAAGCATGcattattaaaaaaccaaaacaaaaaaattaaggaattttttttccaaaaactttgTAAATGCTATAGTTATCTGACAAGTAAAAACAGTGCAAATATTTTCGTCAAACAGTTTTTAAAACAGTGATCAAAATATAatgatatttgttgtttttatacgaCAATTGTGAGGGAAATTTGGtgtatttggtttaaaaatAGAGAATAACAGTAGAGCGTATGTGGATCGTACTCGTGCATCAGAAGTAAAAAGTggtggagttatttgaaagattgtatgtatgtatgtgcggttTTATATAAGCGTGTGTATTTCCATGCATTTGAATTTCTTACATTGGTGGCAAGCGTACATCAGTAATTGCATCAGTAAATTGTGGGCGTGACACCAACAATTTGGCAATTTACTTCGAATTTATTTGCTATTAAAATCTCAAATTAACTAAAtgtcaaatataaataattgccAAAGTAATAAAAGCTAAaccaaaacatttatttactatCATTTACCATCACAATCATATGCATAAatacatgcgtatgtatgtatgtgggtacaATGTATGTTGCTGTCGAAGTGTGTATTCGCTTGTGTTGTTGGCCGATAAATTGCATGCGCTTACAAATTTCATGCCATAAATTCCAGCTTAACCGTTTAGGTATATTGTTGTTGGCTGCAGTTGTGGTTGTTGCCTTTGCCATTGGTGTTTGAGCTTACAAACTTATTATACTTTTTGTgttcacatatatatattcttatatatatatgcatttatacGGGTGTGTCCACATATTGTTGTGGGTGCAAATGATTGACCTTTGCGGCATTGGCTTGCGGTGTACCCTCTGGTGGGTAGCGATCGTCTGTTTTCTACatgtaattttcatattttatgaattaaatatcgcaattaaaatgtaattgaacgGTACAGATgcactcgtatatatgtatgcacatacgaaAAGGCAAACATTAATATGCAAAAGTAGCAAATCGTACATACGAGTGGGttgtaaacacacacatacaagtactttatatataatttatgatTATACGCGTACATGCACATTTACTTGCAAATAAACTGCACATATATctacttaaatacatacataattacgtACATTTGTTAGGGCGTGGATTAGATGGCGTAAACTATTTTAGTTTGTTCACTTTTCGTTCTCTAATACAAACGAACTCattataacaaattttgttgctgataaaatcattttttattcattttttttttactaacgaGACAGCAGTTTTAGcatttcaaatgcaattttaattGCTAATATTGGAATTTAACGCACCGTCACAccaattgaaattaattaatcCCATATTCCAGGTCGCACAAGTCGACTTAGGCGACAGATAGTGCATTTCAActataatatttgcatattacATAGACGacaaaaatttctaattataaaataaaaaaataaaacattgaaCATAGTTATTCAACAAGAAATTATGCAAATAATCTGATTGAATGATTTCTggcttgaaacttttttttttaatgaataacgataaaaaaattgtcaacaaataTTAGTGCACGAGGCTCTCAACATATACTCATATTGAGAGagtaacaataaataaagaaacacaTAAAATGCGCATAGATTTGTGATTCGCAACTTGCCACGGTTTTCGGTTaaactttttgtatattttttggacGAATTAAAGTGTTCATATCTTTAAAATTATGTAGTATCGGACGACAACAAATCTTCTCTCAGTCTAAATTAAAGCCACATCTAATTATCCCTGCTACTTTAGATATAATTGGCAATAAGAAAAATCGTTtacacaaaaaatcgattgctcCTCAATCTCATAAATCTTTTGAATTATAAGTTCTTCTAGATAACTAAAGGTTTTTTGATACAACACCTGATGTTAGACAATCTTAACGAATGTAGAGGGCAACTTTTTCGCTCAATGCTTCTTTCGAGCATGGTAATACTTGGTATCGATACTTTTGGCAGCATTTGCTAAATGGCAACCCTATAACTATCATTTATCATAAATTCATTCCATTATATTGAAGTAGGTCATTTAAATTTCTGTTTCCcgttcatttttcattttagatTTAGCAATGCCTCCAATACCTTCTGCTTAAAAAAGTTCGAAAAATTTACACCAATAAATTTACAGGGCGTAAAATATGTAAGGTAGTGTAATGTAATGGAAAGAATGAAGTATTGTGTCTCTTGCGAGAGACTTTTCTCGAAAGcaggaaatataattataaggAGGTTACTATGTTTCCGGTTAAGAGGCATAGTAAAATGCTCAACAAGCAATTCCTGCTGGACATTTGCTGGATACTGAGCCACTTCGCAGGCAAGAGAGGATACATCTTTTCGACTATACTGAAGAAATTCAGAATCGAACACAACTACAACTCTTGGATCAGACAGTTTACAGATAGACACTAAACGACAT is from Anastrepha ludens isolate Willacy chromosome 4, idAnaLude1.1, whole genome shotgun sequence and encodes:
- the LOC128861863 gene encoding uncharacterized protein LOC128861863, which gives rise to MMASIGDVELETTTTFASLSPKWQKTDDRYPPEGTPQANAAKVNHLHPQQYVDTPARGRKSSTAKSNKLNAATGAATATAAASSPRQATATVTAANSALSPSAQSAATVVPHQSPNTNTTQNNTLLGANQQQQQQQLNTLQQHQSQQHLQLQQHNQQHVQQVQSGQQLQQQHQQH